The Mercurialis annua linkage group LG2, ddMerAnnu1.2, whole genome shotgun sequence genome contains a region encoding:
- the LOC126669199 gene encoding nudix hydrolase 2-like → MAGSESVANGVSNGDLLAASADNFGGVTVHLEEQLDPQVFHAKLRASVSAWRQQGKRGVWLKLPIELVNLLENAVKEGFYYHHAESTYIMLVYWIPDTPSTIPANASHRVGVGGIVLNDKREILVVQESTGDFRGTGAWKIPTGAVDEGEDIFTAAKREVKEETGIDTEFKEILAFRQSHKVFFGKSDLFFICMLRPVSFDIQKQESEIEAAQWMPIEEFAAQPFARKHGLFKYIAELGLAKADKDYAGFSPIPMSMVFKNQISHLYANVKDLQHSSSSTDRL, encoded by the exons ATGGCTGGATCAGAGTCGGTTGCAAATGGGGTGAGTAATGGTGATTTGCTTGCTGCATCTGCTGATAATTTTGGAGGTGTCACTGTTCATTTAGAAGAGCAATTGGATCCTCAAGTTTTTCATGCTAAGCTTAGAGCTTCGGTTTCAGCTTGGAGGCAACAG GGTAAACGGGGAGTTTGGTTGAAGCTACCTATTGAACTTGTAAATCTTTTAGAAAATGCTGTTAAG GAAGGATTCTATTATCACCATGCTGAGTCCACTTACATAATGCTTGTTTACTGGATACCTGACACTCCTAGCACAATTCCTGCTAATGCTTCGCACCGAGTCGGTGTTGGCGGCATTGTCTTGAATGATAAAAGAGAG ATTCTTGTTGTCCAGGAAAGTACCGGCGATTTTCGTGGAACAGGTGCATGGAAAATCCCCACTGGAGCTGTTGATGAG GGTGAGGACATCTTCACAGCAGCTAAAAGAGAAGTAAAAGAGGAGACTGGT ATTGACACAGAGTTTAAAGAAATTCTAGCATTCAG GCAATCACACAAAGTATTCTTTGGAAAATcagatttatttttcatttgcaTGCTACGTCCAGTGTCTTTCGACATTCAGAAGCAAGAATCGGAGATTGAGGCAGCTCAG TGGATGCCAATCGAGGAATTTGCTGCTCAACCATTTGCTCGAAAGCACGGACTTTTCAAGTACATTGCTGAGTTAGGCTTGGCAAAGGCGGACAAAGATTATGCTGGATTTTCTCCAATACCTATGTCAATGGTATTTAAAAACCAGATTAGTCACCTGTACGCAAACGTTAAAGATTTGCAGCACTCGTCAAGTTCTACGGATCGCCTATAA